One region of Pogona vitticeps strain Pit_001003342236 chromosome 1, PviZW2.1, whole genome shotgun sequence genomic DNA includes:
- the FBXO48 gene encoding F-box only protein 48: protein MAHSRHFLACTVCKKSSVNSSEQKNKTIQGDFVQLFPLEVTLKIFSELDIRSLCNALMTCKSWNHTIENCDQLWKQHCLSVRAVCQREIDGDRGNGYSWKVTLLRNYWKSKVKYEWLSGKYSNIRSCSGLPEKSMYPMDADTWGEILEAELERKEAHLRVLYRRN from the exons ATGGCTCACAGCAGACATTTTCTTGCTTGTACTGTCTGTAAGAAATCATCTGTAAATTCATCTGAGCAGAAGAATAAAACAATTCAAGGGGATTTTGTGCAGCTGTTCCCACTAGAAGTCACCTTGAAGATTTTTAGTGAACTTGACATCCGGAGCTTATGCAATGCTTTGATGACATGCAAGAGCTGGAACCATACTATTGAAAATTGTGATCAGTTATGGAAACAACATTGTTTAAGTGTCAGAGCTGTTTGCCAGCGAGAGATTGATGGTGACAGAGGAAATGGGTATTCATGGAAG GTCACACTCTTGAGAAATTATTGGAAAAGCAAAGTGAAGTATGAATGGCTCAGTGGAAAGTATAGCAATATTCGTTCCTGCAGTGGTTTGCCAGAAAAAAGTATGTATCCTATGGATGCTGATACCTGGGGAGAAATCCTAGAAGCTGAACTGGAAAGAAAAGAGGCCCATTTAAGGGTCTTATACAGAAGAAACTAG